A portion of the Sphaerochaeta pleomorpha str. Grapes genome contains these proteins:
- a CDS encoding alpha/beta hydrolase fold domain-containing protein gives MSATTDVAQSFLKLIKGKDLASRLYKNPPRGNGVMDARHFKSGFTLDTFEAQGKCVTTVSGKAPDGRHLLFFHGGSYVVEASAFHRRLIRALASKYPLTISFVDYPLAPESTWKATKAMVLETYREVVRRYPDHTFFLFGDSAGGGLALALLQALRDEKIVPFPKKTVLCSPWLDLALQNKQIADYDPIDPVLSVEGLRYAASLYSGGDDLSIPFLSPLFGTLDNLGEILLYAGTHEIFFPDCLLLQEKVGKAKDSSLSLVLGEGLMHDWVLFPSKEAKEVPAQIDEFLSYD, from the coding sequence ATGAGTGCGACCACCGATGTAGCCCAGTCCTTTTTAAAACTGATAAAAGGCAAAGACCTTGCATCCAGGCTTTATAAGAATCCTCCCCGGGGAAACGGGGTGATGGATGCTAGACATTTTAAATCTGGTTTTACCCTCGATACCTTTGAAGCCCAGGGAAAATGTGTTACGACGGTCAGCGGAAAAGCTCCCGATGGCAGGCACCTGTTATTTTTTCATGGAGGATCGTATGTAGTTGAGGCCTCGGCCTTCCATCGCAGGCTTATCCGGGCCTTGGCCAGTAAGTACCCTTTGACCATTTCTTTCGTCGATTACCCCCTAGCCCCTGAAAGTACCTGGAAAGCAACCAAAGCCATGGTTCTTGAAACATACCGGGAGGTTGTCCGTAGGTATCCTGACCATACGTTCTTCCTGTTTGGTGATTCTGCCGGGGGTGGTTTGGCCTTGGCTCTTTTACAGGCACTCAGAGATGAAAAAATTGTGCCATTTCCCAAAAAGACAGTCCTGTGTTCCCCTTGGCTCGATCTAGCTCTGCAAAATAAACAGATTGCTGACTATGATCCGATCGACCCCGTCCTTTCTGTCGAGGGCCTGCGGTATGCTGCAAGCCTGTACAGCGGAGGGGATGATTTGTCGATTCCTTTTCTTTCCCCTCTTTTTGGCACCCTGGACAATCTGGGGGAAATCCTGCTCTATGCAGGAACCCATGAGATTTTCTTTCCCGATTGCCTGCTCTTGCAGGAAAAGGTTGGAAAAGCCAAAGATTCCTCACTCTCCTTGGTGCTCGGTGAAGGTTTGATGCATGACTGGGTGTTGTTTCCTTCCAAGGAAGCGAAGGAAGTGCCCGCGCAGATTGACGAATTCTTGTCCTATGATTGA
- a CDS encoding HipA domain-containing protein, producing MQRCLYCGKPLEVDTSNQWHGACSNKFFGTKNIPELELSETMIEDLAKKSTGMGITVPGAQKKLSLHLLDGKRGNPSRLTLVGVPAGYILKPNSVDFKELPQAEDLVMRMADVAGIQTVPHAMMRLSDGSLAYITKRIDRRVIQGKIHRIPMEDFCQLSSRLTEDKYKGSYEQCAKIVSRWSYRPNLDLANLYYLLIFCFMTGNSDMHLKNFSLIAEDFEKYVLSPFYDLLPVQLIMSSDKEETALTLGEKKAHLNRLDFLKLAQNFHLYDKVAVNLINRLLGLENEFIETIETSFASETLKERMRSLLSERLSILGQT from the coding sequence ATGCAAAGATGTCTATATTGTGGGAAGCCCTTAGAAGTGGATACCTCAAACCAGTGGCATGGTGCCTGTAGTAATAAATTTTTCGGTACGAAAAACATCCCTGAGTTGGAATTGTCAGAAACCATGATTGAGGATCTTGCAAAGAAATCCACTGGAATGGGAATCACTGTTCCCGGAGCCCAGAAAAAGCTTTCCCTGCATTTGCTTGATGGCAAAAGAGGCAATCCCTCTCGTTTGACGCTTGTAGGTGTACCTGCAGGGTACATTCTAAAACCAAATTCGGTAGATTTTAAGGAACTGCCCCAGGCGGAGGATTTGGTTATGCGGATGGCAGATGTTGCCGGTATACAAACTGTTCCGCATGCAATGATGCGACTTTCTGACGGTAGTCTAGCCTATATAACCAAGCGAATAGACAGGCGGGTAATCCAAGGCAAAATACACAGGATTCCAATGGAAGACTTCTGTCAACTCTCATCTCGTCTAACAGAGGATAAATACAAGGGTTCCTATGAGCAATGCGCAAAGATTGTTTCCCGGTGGTCCTACCGTCCGAATCTTGATCTTGCCAATTTATATTACCTTCTTATATTTTGTTTCATGACAGGAAATTCCGATATGCATTTGAAAAATTTTTCATTGATAGCCGAGGACTTTGAAAAATATGTGCTTTCCCCCTTCTATGACTTATTGCCCGTACAACTGATCATGAGCTCTGACAAGGAAGAAACAGCGCTTACCCTAGGGGAAAAAAAAGCACATCTTAACCGACTTGATTTCTTGAAATTGGCTCAGAATTTTCATTTATATGACAAGGTAGCAGTAAATCTTATAAACCGTCTCCTTGGTCTTGAAAACGAATTCATAGAAACCATCGAAACAAGTTTTGCATCCGAAACGCTCAAAGAACGCATGCGAAGTCTTCTTTCCGAGAGATTGTCAATTCTTGGCCAAACCTAG
- a CDS encoding HipA N-terminal domain-containing protein has translation MISTFRQGNVFFDGIFAGVIAETEKGYSFSYAASYLSGPVPHPVSLTLPLQGEAFTSTVFFPFFDGLIPEGWLLEISLETWKLNPRDRMGLLLATCKDSIGAVSVEAI, from the coding sequence ATGATTTCTACGTTTCGACAGGGAAATGTATTCTTTGATGGGATTTTTGCAGGAGTTATAGCTGAAACGGAAAAGGGCTATTCCTTCTCATATGCTGCTTCCTATCTTTCCGGACCTGTTCCACATCCGGTCAGCTTGACGCTTCCGTTGCAGGGAGAAGCGTTTACCAGTACTGTCTTTTTCCCTTTCTTCGATGGTCTTATTCCCGAGGGGTGGCTTTTGGAAATATCATTGGAGACTTGGAAACTCAATCCAAGGGACAGAATGGGATTGTTGCTAGCCACCTGTAAGGATAGTATCGGGGCGGTTTCAGTGGAGGCTATCTGA
- a CDS encoding ABC transporter ATP-binding protein, which yields MARLPIAPIKEPGKILNYWKKEKLIVACIVFFGLTFNTLTILGPIYQGKLIDAIVQGNNLKALLQLAATFILLVVTIQLLRYYKRFFIRRFANNTSATMRLMVYNNIMHKSMTELEKENAGNLMTRAISDVDLCVEGMRKFTTEIFDTGVLMTAYLVSLFVYDYKVTFFSCLFIPLAMFIAEKLKTLMYRYSLAYRQKSSEIASLTYDSLENVLMYRANGMEGANAVRYAAELEDLRKKATKASILENTMQPIYNIIAMIGVVTVLYLGGGKVISGEWTLGVFVTYMTMFGALAVKASKAAKLFNSVQKSQISWKRIKPFLGEYQTKEAVQIEDTLQTKLEVLGLGFTYPTGNDAVLQNLSFCARSGEIIGITGPVASGKSTLGLALLGLYPYLGTIKIDGKELRDYTEAQRSQMISYLGHQSQLLSDSIYNNITMGSKKDISQVLQDVCFEEDLSSMQDGIHTLVGSNGIRLSGGQMARIALARALLDKKKLIILDDPFSAVDRKTEGTIIENLKRRYTDSIILIISHRLAWFSSLDRIILIKGCNNTEYGTHSQLMERSPFYATIYQLQNTQGDERNES from the coding sequence ATGGCAAGGTTACCTATAGCACCAATCAAGGAACCGGGAAAGATACTCAACTACTGGAAAAAAGAAAAACTGATTGTCGCATGCATCGTCTTCTTCGGGCTGACCTTCAACACCTTGACAATCCTAGGGCCCATCTACCAAGGGAAACTCATCGATGCGATTGTCCAAGGTAATAATCTGAAAGCACTGCTTCAGCTTGCGGCAACTTTCATCCTCTTGGTCGTAACCATCCAGCTTTTGCGGTACTACAAACGCTTTTTCATCCGTCGTTTTGCCAACAACACCAGTGCTACCATGCGCCTGATGGTCTACAACAACATCATGCATAAGAGCATGACTGAGTTGGAAAAGGAAAATGCAGGGAATCTCATGACCCGGGCAATTTCAGATGTGGATCTGTGTGTCGAGGGCATGCGCAAGTTCACTACCGAAATCTTCGATACCGGGGTGTTGATGACCGCCTACCTTGTCTCCCTGTTCGTATATGATTACAAGGTAACGTTTTTTTCCTGCCTGTTCATTCCCCTTGCAATGTTCATTGCAGAGAAGCTCAAAACCCTCATGTACAGGTATTCTCTGGCCTACCGGCAAAAAAGCAGTGAAATCGCAAGCCTTACGTATGACTCTCTGGAGAATGTACTTATGTACCGTGCAAATGGCATGGAAGGGGCCAATGCAGTCAGGTATGCTGCAGAACTGGAAGATTTACGCAAGAAAGCAACGAAGGCAAGCATCCTGGAAAATACTATGCAACCTATCTACAACATCATTGCAATGATCGGGGTGGTCACTGTGCTCTACCTTGGCGGTGGCAAAGTCATTAGCGGCGAATGGACCCTTGGGGTATTCGTAACCTATATGACCATGTTTGGAGCCTTGGCGGTAAAGGCAAGCAAAGCTGCCAAGCTGTTCAATTCCGTACAGAAATCACAGATTTCCTGGAAACGGATAAAACCGTTCCTCGGTGAATACCAAACCAAAGAAGCGGTTCAAATCGAAGACACGTTGCAAACGAAACTAGAAGTCCTTGGCCTTGGCTTCACCTACCCCACCGGCAATGATGCCGTGTTACAGAATCTCAGCTTCTGTGCCAGAAGCGGTGAAATTATCGGGATAACAGGGCCAGTTGCCTCAGGGAAATCAACCTTGGGCTTGGCCTTGCTTGGCCTCTACCCCTACTTGGGAACTATCAAGATCGACGGCAAGGAACTGAGAGACTACACGGAGGCCCAGAGAAGCCAGATGATTTCCTATCTGGGGCATCAGAGCCAGCTACTCTCCGATTCCATATACAACAACATCACCATGGGAAGCAAGAAAGACATCTCGCAGGTTTTGCAGGATGTCTGCTTCGAGGAAGACCTTTCCAGCATGCAAGACGGAATCCACACGCTGGTAGGCAGCAACGGCATCCGGCTCAGCGGCGGACAGATGGCAAGAATCGCCCTGGCAAGGGCACTTCTGGATAAAAAGAAACTCATCATTCTTGATGACCCCTTCTCTGCAGTGGATAGGAAAACAGAAGGTACCATCATTGAAAATCTCAAACGACGATATACAGACAGCATCATCCTTATCATTTCGCATCGCCTCGCTTGGTTCAGCTCGTTGGACAGGATCATTCTTATCAAAGGATGCAACAACACAGAATACGGGACACACAGCCAACTGATGGAACGTTCACCATTCTACGCAACCATTTATCAGTTGCAGAATACCCAGGGAGATGAGAGAAATGAAAGCTAG
- a CDS encoding Chromate resistance protein ChrB — protein MEDQQWLLLNFTLPKEPSRVRVSVWRKLKKKGSINIGQSMWILPVSDPHLLFFTAISEEITQNKGTAFLLTATFIKEINAPDVIELFNSARNEEYTEFLEKCEDFSDEIEKETTIENFSFGELEENEEEYKKLSEWLQKILERDFFSSSVGLQAKQQLGKCQQLLEEFSSKVYSSSEEEGAI, from the coding sequence ATGGAAGATCAACAATGGCTCTTGCTCAATTTTACACTCCCTAAAGAACCTTCCCGGGTCCGGGTAAGCGTGTGGAGAAAATTGAAAAAAAAAGGTTCGATTAACATCGGGCAATCCATGTGGATTTTACCGGTCAGTGATCCACATCTTTTGTTTTTCACCGCGATCAGTGAGGAAATCACCCAGAACAAAGGAACAGCCTTTCTGCTTACAGCAACGTTCATCAAGGAAATCAATGCCCCGGACGTGATAGAACTCTTCAATTCCGCCAGAAATGAGGAATATACGGAGTTCTTGGAGAAATGCGAGGATTTCTCCGATGAGATAGAAAAAGAGACAACGATTGAAAATTTTTCCTTTGGGGAACTGGAAGAAAACGAAGAGGAATACAAGAAACTCAGTGAATGGCTCCAGAAAATACTTGAAAGAGATTTCTTCTCCTCTTCGGTAGGCCTCCAAGCAAAACAGCAATTAGGCAAATGCCAGCAACTGCTTGAGGAGTTCAGCTCAAAAGTCTATAGCTCATCCGAAGAAGAAGGGGCGATCTGA
- a CDS encoding NUDIX hydrolase has translation MNAKKERIYQDTSYTIDAVKLELDNGMLCEFPLINHPGGVVILAMNEYRQIALVKQNRFAIGEETLELPAGKLDNKPNETPLDGAKRELREEVGVLANDWTFLGHVYPSPGILNEKLWLYFAKDIVLSKQDLDFDEILTAEWMSLSSFRSLLLTGKITDAKTLCAYALAKEKNFL, from the coding sequence ATGAACGCAAAAAAAGAACGGATTTATCAAGACACCTCCTATACCATCGATGCTGTGAAACTCGAGCTGGACAATGGAATGCTGTGTGAATTCCCCCTTATCAACCATCCCGGAGGGGTTGTCATTCTGGCAATGAACGAATACCGCCAGATTGCCCTGGTAAAACAAAATCGTTTTGCCATCGGGGAGGAGACGCTTGAGCTACCGGCAGGAAAGCTGGACAACAAACCGAATGAAACACCTTTAGATGGTGCAAAACGGGAATTGCGGGAAGAAGTGGGGGTTTTGGCCAACGACTGGACGTTTCTCGGCCATGTGTATCCATCACCCGGGATCCTCAATGAAAAACTCTGGTTATATTTTGCCAAAGACATCGTCCTCTCAAAACAAGACCTCGATTTCGACGAAATACTTACAGCAGAATGGATGAGCCTTTCCTCTTTCCGGTCACTGTTGCTCACAGGCAAAATAACCGATGCAAAAACCCTCTGCGCCTATGCCCTGGCAAAGGAAAAGAACTTTCTTTAG
- a CDS encoding helix-turn-helix transcriptional regulator — translation MENSGRNPIGTYIKEERKKAGLTQQEFALRSGLGLRFIRDLEQGKETVRLDKVNQALSMFGSRAVPGRMPKEGEGL, via the coding sequence ATGGAAAATAGTGGTCGTAACCCAATCGGGACTTATATCAAAGAAGAACGCAAAAAAGCCGGATTGACCCAGCAGGAATTTGCCTTGCGTTCTGGGCTTGGACTCAGATTCATCCGTGACCTGGAGCAAGGAAAGGAAACGGTACGATTGGACAAGGTGAATCAGGCTTTGTCTATGTTCGGCAGTAGGGCTGTTCCTGGGAGAATGCCGAAGGAAGGGGAAGGCCTATGA
- a CDS encoding HNH endonuclease, whose amino-acid sequence MPDREVTTIKELIFYQYAKIIASSAFGPESKKQAYGFIKKTFRALRDDEKKWSDILREDRQMLETEHVCAYCGSPDHLAWDHIVPKSLLIKKTCGTCDHIQGIHNQIWACKSCNSSKGTKGLYHFMKELHPDAKPFSDVVPPLLEKKYLKTIYLCHQCNGTLDWDGDGKLDVFALDFPCGRIVKE is encoded by the coding sequence ATGCCCGATCGGGAAGTCACGACGATCAAAGAACTCATTTTCTATCAGTATGCAAAGATCATTGCCAGCTCTGCCTTTGGGCCGGAGTCAAAGAAACAAGCCTACGGGTTTATCAAGAAAACGTTTCGCGCTTTGCGTGACGATGAGAAAAAGTGGTCTGATATCCTGCGCGAAGACAGGCAGATGCTTGAAACTGAACATGTTTGCGCATACTGCGGTTCTCCAGATCACCTGGCCTGGGACCATATCGTCCCAAAGTCTCTGCTTATCAAAAAAACCTGTGGGACATGCGACCATATACAGGGAATCCATAATCAGATCTGGGCCTGCAAGAGTTGCAATTCCAGCAAGGGGACCAAGGGCCTCTACCATTTCATGAAAGAGTTGCATCCCGATGCAAAGCCCTTCAGCGATGTCGTTCCCCCCTTGTTGGAAAAGAAATATCTAAAGACCATCTATCTATGCCACCAATGCAATGGGACACTCGACTGGGACGGGGATGGAAAACTGGATGTGTTTGCCCTCGATTTTCCCTGCGGGCGAATCGTAAAAGAATAA
- a CDS encoding prolyl-tRNA synthetase associated domain-containing protein, whose translation MQELIEQTLQNLSIAYRLVHHQAAYTMAEMEALNLNLGCTHVKNLFLRDRKSRKFFLFCVKGDKPVNLQLLSIKLGVAGGLSFANHQQLQDKLGLMPGSVTPLGILNDEKREVTVVLDSGFTDTELVGVHPNENTASVLFMFSDLVRILVEHKTPIQYMDLK comes from the coding sequence ATGCAAGAACTTATCGAACAGACATTACAGAACTTATCCATAGCGTATCGTCTGGTACATCACCAGGCTGCCTACACCATGGCGGAAATGGAAGCATTGAATCTGAACCTTGGATGTACACACGTAAAGAACCTGTTTTTACGGGACCGAAAAAGCAGAAAATTCTTTTTGTTCTGTGTAAAAGGAGACAAACCGGTCAACCTGCAGCTGCTCTCGATCAAACTAGGGGTAGCAGGTGGGTTGAGCTTTGCAAATCACCAGCAGTTACAAGACAAACTGGGTCTTATGCCAGGTTCGGTAACCCCCTTGGGAATACTCAACGATGAGAAGCGAGAAGTAACAGTGGTGCTGGATTCAGGATTCACCGATACTGAGCTGGTTGGGGTGCATCCCAATGAAAATACAGCTTCGGTACTATTTATGTTTTCAGACTTGGTACGGATCCTTGTCGAGCATAAGACTCCGATACAATATATGGATTTGAAATGA
- a CDS encoding PTS sugar transporter subunit IIA has protein sequence MKLKNILSPALVKMHLEGKTKEEIIRELLEVLVANGKITDVETVFSGIMVREKEMSTGIQHGVAIPHVKTKAVKNLVACIGLKPEGADFQALDGEPSTIFIMTVSPIDRVGPHVQFLAEISKVIKTADTRRRLLETKTPQEVLAVFGL, from the coding sequence ATGAAATTGAAAAACATATTATCGCCTGCCCTCGTCAAAATGCATCTTGAGGGAAAAACCAAGGAAGAGATAATCAGGGAACTGTTGGAAGTTCTGGTCGCAAATGGAAAAATTACCGATGTAGAAACTGTTTTTTCCGGGATTATGGTGAGGGAAAAAGAGATGTCTACAGGAATTCAGCATGGAGTTGCCATTCCCCACGTAAAAACCAAGGCAGTTAAAAACCTGGTAGCTTGCATCGGTTTAAAACCAGAAGGTGCCGATTTCCAAGCCCTCGACGGGGAACCGAGTACCATTTTTATTATGACGGTTTCCCCCATAGACCGCGTAGGACCGCATGTGCAGTTCCTTGCCGAGATCAGTAAAGTCATCAAAACAGCCGATACCCGTAGGCGTTTGCTTGAAACAAAAACGCCGCAAGAAGTCTTGGCAGTATTCGGTCTGTAG
- a CDS encoding DNA-3-methyladenine glycosylase family protein: protein MVEYNQSSEEIQYLCNKDPILAKGIERVGKLSYTTSEEGLTFVVGLVISQMLSSKVAEVIEKRFQLLCNYNLTTETISSLEIAQMRSIGLSNRKAQTIKDVALYCQEHPSFFKELATCLDKEVISRLTSLKGIGPWTAKMYLIFALDRMDVLPYEDGAFLQAYRYLYKTEDLSISSITQRCAVWHPYASVASRYLYRMLDLGYTKEALQ, encoded by the coding sequence ATGGTCGAATATAATCAAAGCTCTGAGGAAATACAGTACCTGTGCAATAAAGACCCGATCCTCGCAAAGGGAATCGAACGGGTAGGGAAGCTTTCCTATACCACTTCTGAAGAAGGACTTACTTTTGTTGTGGGCCTTGTTATCTCTCAGATGCTCTCCTCCAAGGTTGCCGAGGTAATTGAAAAGCGGTTTCAATTGCTTTGCAATTACAATTTGACCACTGAGACGATAAGCAGCCTCGAGATAGCGCAGATGCGTTCTATAGGACTTTCGAACAGGAAGGCGCAGACTATCAAGGATGTAGCGCTCTATTGCCAGGAGCATCCTTCCTTCTTTAAGGAGCTCGCTACCTGTTTGGACAAAGAAGTGATAAGTCGGTTAACCTCTCTTAAGGGAATCGGTCCCTGGACGGCCAAGATGTACCTGATCTTTGCGCTCGACCGGATGGATGTCCTTCCGTATGAGGACGGTGCGTTTCTGCAGGCCTATCGGTATCTGTATAAAACCGAAGATCTTTCCATTTCCTCTATAACACAGCGTTGTGCCGTGTGGCATCCCTATGCCTCGGTAGCCTCAAGATACCTGTACCGGATGCTTGACCTTGGGTATACCAAAGAAGCTTTGCAGTAA
- a CDS encoding ABC transporter ATP-binding protein, with translation MKASLVKNSIINVCKAKKGTCLVLVIAIFGTVFASLVPPQVLKLVIDKNLVPKVPQGLLALALLYLGALLCIGLFDFTKEAVITVLGQTITKEIRSEMMDKLETIPASYFSSQNAGEIVSRFTNDVDSINAMFSSGIVGLAIDCFKIIGIVISIWLFSSQLGLIVLVLLPVIFLISRLFQKSMLKAQLENRRVIGRVNNHIGESIKNMLMIKSNSKERYMEETYTKYLQQNFKTIEKVNFFDSVFPPIIQITRALVIALIVVLSSKELHFLGITLGMVAASIDLVSNLFIPIENLGMELQNIQSSIAGSRRVDEFYREKEDDSKDTTITAKAILSQKTTANLVFDHVSFHYDKGVEILKDISLNIQDREKVTLVGRTGVGKSTLFKLVLGLLKPTKGSITINGVDVYAIPNSEKRKLFGYVDQGFQIIVGTIGEQISLKDPSITKEQIERALEVVDLTEYVHSLEKGIDTPVSDNSLFSQGQKQLLAIARAIVTDPPILLLDEITANLDSVTEAKLTAVLQKTSQEHTVLSISHRLSSLVDCDTMVILEKGKVKNSGSPQKLMEEDDWFRSHRELEKLTGR, from the coding sequence ATGAAAGCTAGTCTGGTCAAGAATTCCATCATCAACGTCTGTAAAGCCAAAAAAGGAACCTGCCTAGTCCTGGTAATTGCCATCTTCGGAACAGTCTTCGCAAGCCTGGTTCCTCCGCAGGTTTTGAAACTGGTCATCGACAAGAATCTCGTCCCCAAGGTTCCGCAAGGGTTGCTTGCCTTGGCCCTGCTCTACCTGGGTGCCCTGCTTTGCATCGGACTGTTCGATTTCACCAAGGAAGCGGTTATCACGGTTCTGGGACAGACGATAACCAAGGAAATCCGTTCCGAGATGATGGATAAACTGGAAACCATCCCTGCAAGTTATTTCTCGTCCCAGAACGCCGGGGAAATCGTCTCACGGTTTACCAATGATGTGGATTCGATCAATGCCATGTTCTCAAGTGGGATTGTGGGACTGGCAATCGACTGTTTCAAGATTATTGGGATTGTAATTTCCATCTGGTTGTTCAGCAGCCAGCTCGGTCTTATTGTCCTGGTATTGCTACCGGTAATCTTTCTCATCTCGCGCCTCTTCCAGAAAAGCATGCTCAAAGCCCAATTGGAAAATCGCAGGGTAATCGGAAGGGTAAACAACCATATCGGTGAAAGCATCAAGAACATGCTCATGATCAAAAGCAATAGCAAAGAGCGCTATATGGAAGAGACCTATACCAAGTATCTGCAGCAAAACTTCAAGACAATCGAAAAGGTGAATTTCTTCGATTCTGTCTTCCCCCCGATCATCCAGATTACAAGGGCCTTGGTCATAGCACTCATTGTGGTCCTTTCTTCAAAAGAGTTACACTTTTTAGGCATTACCCTGGGAATGGTGGCGGCTTCCATCGACCTGGTATCAAACCTCTTCATTCCGATTGAGAACCTTGGCATGGAGCTGCAGAATATCCAGTCTTCAATCGCAGGCAGCCGACGTGTCGATGAGTTCTACAGGGAAAAGGAAGACGACAGCAAGGATACCACCATAACAGCCAAGGCAATTCTCTCACAGAAAACTACGGCTAACCTTGTATTCGACCATGTCAGTTTCCATTATGACAAGGGCGTTGAAATCCTTAAAGACATTTCTTTGAACATACAGGATCGGGAAAAGGTCACGTTGGTTGGCAGGACCGGAGTCGGAAAATCGACATTGTTCAAGCTGGTTCTGGGTTTGCTCAAACCGACCAAAGGAAGCATAACCATCAACGGGGTAGACGTATATGCAATTCCTAATAGCGAGAAGCGCAAGCTTTTCGGATATGTCGACCAAGGTTTCCAGATCATTGTGGGAACCATTGGGGAACAAATCAGCCTGAAAGACCCTTCCATTACCAAAGAACAGATAGAAAGGGCCCTCGAGGTGGTCGATCTTACAGAATATGTGCACTCGCTGGAAAAAGGAATCGACACCCCGGTTAGTGACAACTCCCTCTTTTCCCAGGGTCAGAAACAGTTGCTTGCGATTGCAAGGGCAATTGTGACCGACCCCCCGATTCTCCTGCTTGACGAGATAACGGCAAACCTTGATTCGGTAACCGAGGCAAAGCTTACTGCCGTACTGCAGAAAACCAGCCAGGAGCACACGGTGCTTTCCATTTCCCATAGGCTTTCCTCCCTAGTCGACTGTGACACCATGGTCATCCTGGAAAAAGGTAAGGTAAAGAACAGCGGCTCGCCTCAAAAGCTCATGGAGGAAGACGACTGGTTCAGAAGCCATAGGGAGCTGGAGAAGCTGACAGGAAGGTAA